The following are from one region of the Gammaproteobacteria bacterium genome:
- a CDS encoding DUF3562 domain-containing protein, whose amino-acid sequence MNGDIIDKKESQRHLGFIHRIAEASGVPDEEVEKIYNAELEKLKDGARVSNFLPVLAGSKTREILRRNNARLIYSHVR is encoded by the coding sequence ATGAATGGAGACATCATCGACAAGAAAGAATCCCAGAGACACTTGGGTTTTATACACCGTATCGCAGAGGCCAGCGGTGTGCCGGACGAGGAAGTGGAAAAAATTTATAACGCGGAATTGGAGAAGCTTAAGGATGGGGCGCGAGTGAGCAACTTTCTTCCGGTGCTTGCGGGCAGCAAGACGAGGGAAATCCTGCGGCGTAATAATGCCCGGCTTATTTATTCCCATGTTCGTTAA
- a CDS encoding ATP-binding protein: protein MSGNINKTDLSEALKQIGAQAERAAKIIRRIRNFSRGVEPERTLADISQIIHDVAVIADFETRRHNISMNFATSSEALPVVVDRIQINQVLWNLIINAIEAITSSNSTRREIEFSSSRIDENYAEIAVRDTGPGLANEDLQCIFDAFFTRKPEGMGMGLAISRSIVESHGGHIWVARNSDCGLTFHVKLPLAKESMPHES from the coding sequence GTGTCGGGGAACATCAACAAGACAGATCTGAGTGAGGCGTTGAAACAAATTGGCGCTCAGGCTGAGAGGGCAGCAAAAATCATCCGGCGCATCCGTAATTTTTCGCGCGGAGTAGAGCCAGAGCGAACACTCGCGGATATTAGCCAGATCATCCATGATGTAGCTGTTATAGCCGATTTCGAAACAAGGCGACACAACATCAGCATGAATTTTGCGACTTCCAGTGAAGCCCTGCCGGTAGTCGTTGACAGAATCCAAATCAATCAAGTGCTATGGAACTTAATCATCAACGCCATCGAAGCCATCACCAGCAGCAATTCCACACGCCGCGAGATCGAGTTTTCCAGCTCGCGTATCGACGAAAATTACGCCGAAATTGCTGTACGCGACACGGGTCCCGGTCTTGCCAATGAGGATCTGCAATGCATCTTTGACGCATTCTTTACCCGAAAACCGGAGGGGATGGGAATGGGTCTGGCCATTTCCAGGTCGATTGTTGAGTCTCACGGTGGCCATATCTGGGTCGCCCGGAATTCCGATTGTGGCTTAACATTCCATGTAAAACTTCCTCTCGCAAAGGAGAGCATGCCCCATGAATCATGA
- a CDS encoding alpha/beta hydrolase, translating to MLMLHNNTAAAFTEIAATSTPKPNIQLCTLRDDPFQRYYLYLPQINVGAVAHGILPPATLVHPCTARVFVTVHGISRNAEEHARLFAPFVERYGVVLVAPIFSANRFAKYQQLGKAGHGKRADQTLHQILAEVQTLTGAAVDSVYLFGFSGGGQFVHRYAMAYPERVARFMVGAAGWYTFPDATLKYPRGIKQRRDLPDVRLEPERFLKVPGGVVVGERDIKAGSALNKAPRLAEQQGRNRLARAQRWAEAMTAAAHDRGLDTRYVMHILPRCGHSFRRGMRRGMGKYVFEYLFGAPDGER from the coding sequence ATGCTCATGCTCCACAACAATACCGCCGCCGCGTTTACTGAAATTGCGGCAACGTCGACCCCGAAACCCAACATCCAACTCTGCACCCTGCGTGACGACCCATTCCAGCGCTACTATCTGTATCTACCTCAGATCAACGTAGGGGCGGTCGCTCACGGCATCCTTCCTCCCGCGACACTTGTGCATCCATGTACGGCGCGGGTGTTCGTCACTGTTCACGGTATTTCTCGCAATGCCGAGGAGCACGCACGGCTGTTCGCACCCTTTGTCGAACGCTATGGCGTGGTGTTGGTTGCCCCGATATTTTCCGCCAACCGCTTCGCCAAATACCAGCAGCTCGGGAAGGCGGGCCACGGGAAACGCGCCGATCAGACGCTGCACCAGATACTCGCCGAAGTACAAACGCTCACCGGTGCCGCCGTCGACAGTGTGTACCTGTTTGGATTCTCCGGCGGGGGGCAATTCGTGCACCGCTACGCCATGGCCTACCCTGAGCGTGTGGCAAGATTCATGGTCGGCGCGGCGGGATGGTATACCTTCCCCGACGCCACACTCAAATATCCACGCGGTATAAAACAGCGACGTGATTTACCGGATGTGCGCCTCGAACCAGAGCGCTTTCTGAAGGTGCCGGGCGGCGTGGTGGTGGGTGAACGCGACATCAAGGCAGGCAGCGCGCTCAACAAGGCGCCACGCCTGGCAGAACAACAAGGGCGTAACCGGCTGGCACGCGCCCAGCGCTGGGCCGAGGCCATGACCGCCGCCGCACATGATCGAGGGCTGGATACCCGCTATGTTATGCACATCCTTCCGCGCTGCGGCCATTCTTTCCGGCGCGGCATGCGCCGCGGCATGGGGAAGTATGTATTCGAATATCTGTTCGGCGCACCTGATGGTGAACGTTAG
- a CDS encoding OprO/OprP family phosphate-selective porin yields MQGRTSAASAGGAGAAAAQSVEAEQHKPFTFRVTGRLRADGAIFDNVRECAGAGCAGAADQTPLENRGELSSARLGLSGTAGRHWRYAASYEFTGDEPGFRATTLSYTGLRDTTIKLGLQREPFGMEQATSTRLIPFMERALPGALAPGYNLGAVMQTGGKRWSASGGLFWEDERLTTNRVYSVERGVTGRFTLAPSVSLDTMHLGLSATYREPDARQTIRFQSEPEADLAEVEFVDTHTIAHVDRYGGTNFEGAVAHGPFSLQGEATKTRIMRKSGHETLDFEGGYVYASWLMTGESRPYNAKIGSFERIKPKRKIGAWELALRYSTLDLNDGPIRGGKQSNITAGLNWHISSQWRFMVNYIWVTAHTRNGDERPKMLLGRVQYEF; encoded by the coding sequence GTGCAGGGACGCACAAGTGCCGCGAGCGCAGGAGGCGCAGGAGCGGCCGCCGCGCAAAGTGTGGAAGCCGAGCAACACAAACCATTTACCTTCCGCGTGACCGGCCGCCTCAGGGCGGATGGTGCGATATTTGACAACGTGCGGGAATGCGCGGGCGCGGGATGCGCAGGAGCGGCAGATCAAACGCCGCTGGAGAATCGCGGCGAATTATCAAGCGCGCGTCTGGGGCTAAGTGGCACCGCCGGGCGTCACTGGCGCTACGCCGCCAGTTACGAATTCACCGGCGATGAGCCCGGGTTCAGGGCAACTACGCTGAGCTATACCGGCCTGCGCGACACAACGATCAAGCTGGGTTTGCAAAGAGAACCTTTCGGGATGGAGCAAGCCACCAGCACGCGCCTTATTCCCTTTATGGAACGCGCCCTGCCGGGTGCCCTTGCGCCCGGCTATAACTTGGGCGCCGTGATGCAGACCGGGGGCAAGCGCTGGAGCGCCAGTGGTGGCCTGTTTTGGGAGGATGAGAGACTCACAACCAACCGTGTTTACTCCGTGGAACGCGGCGTGACTGGCCGCTTTACCCTCGCCCCCTCTGTCTCGCTGGATACCATGCACCTCGGACTCTCCGCCACCTACCGCGAACCGGACGCGCGGCAGACAATCCGTTTCCAGTCCGAGCCTGAAGCCGATCTCGCTGAAGTGGAGTTCGTCGACACACATACTATCGCCCATGTCGACCGCTACGGCGGAACGAACTTCGAAGGCGCTGTGGCGCACGGCCCGTTTTCACTGCAAGGCGAAGCGACAAAAACCAGGATCATGCGCAAAAGCGGCCATGAGACACTCGACTTCGAAGGAGGCTATGTTTACGCCAGTTGGCTGATGACCGGGGAATCGCGCCCCTACAATGCCAAAATCGGCAGCTTCGAGCGTATCAAGCCCAAGCGTAAGATTGGCGCCTGGGAACTGGCGCTACGCTATTCCACGCTGGATCTGAATGACGGCCCAATCAGGGGCGGAAAACAAAGTAATATTACCGCAGGACTCAACTGGCATATTAGCTCTCAGTGGCGATTCATGGTGAACTATATATGGGTCACTGCCCACACCAGAAATGGAGATGAGCGCCCGAAAATGCTGTTGGGCCGCGTGCAGTATGAATTTTAA
- a CDS encoding glycerate kinase, with protein MKLNVLIAPSGFKESLGADEVTDCIAAGVLRVLPEARIMKAPLVDGGEGFTKALVAATGGTLHDVVVTGPIGQPVQSHFGFLGGEGPKTAVLEMAAAAGLRLVPRECRDPFVTTTFGVGELIKAALNSGAERLLIGCGDSGTNDGGAGMAQALGIRLLDNTNKEIGRGGGALTRLARIDLSSRDPRIDQVRIDVACNWHNVLCGPNGVARVFGPQKGASPETVERLAAALDRYAGVLKDATGIDVRGMPGGGASGGLGAGLCALLGARLHPRYEIVMQYLELDSLLAQADVVFTAEGAIDFQTPRGKIPAEVARRAKKYGLPVITLAGTIGKNACVNLECGIDAYSSIMEAPCTLAEAIEDAPRLLEAAAEHVMRMILIGTHLRRAGCPSAVGAGMRENREPKSAFLPHRTESVVGQRAMA; from the coding sequence ATGAAATTGAATGTATTGATAGCACCGTCTGGCTTTAAAGAGAGTCTGGGTGCCGATGAGGTGACGGACTGCATCGCTGCCGGAGTGCTGCGGGTGTTGCCCGAAGCCAGGATCATGAAAGCCCCCTTGGTGGATGGCGGCGAAGGCTTTACCAAGGCGTTGGTTGCAGCCACGGGCGGAACGCTGCACGACGTTGTAGTCACCGGCCCGATCGGCCAGCCTGTGCAGTCGCACTTTGGTTTTCTCGGCGGAGAGGGACCCAAAACCGCTGTGCTGGAGATGGCCGCTGCCGCCGGGTTGCGCCTGGTGCCACGTGAGTGCCGTGACCCTTTTGTCACCACCACATTTGGTGTGGGCGAGTTGATCAAGGCCGCGCTTAATTCTGGTGCGGAACGTTTGCTGATCGGCTGCGGAGATTCCGGCACCAACGACGGCGGCGCCGGCATGGCTCAGGCACTCGGCATACGCCTGCTGGACAACACCAACAAGGAGATCGGCCGGGGCGGCGGCGCGCTGACCAGGCTGGCGCGGATTGATCTCTCGAGCCGTGATCCGCGCATTGACCAGGTACGCATCGATGTGGCGTGCAACTGGCACAACGTGTTGTGTGGCCCTAATGGAGTGGCGCGCGTCTTTGGCCCGCAAAAGGGCGCCTCGCCGGAGACCGTCGAACGGCTCGCCGCGGCGCTCGATCGTTATGCCGGAGTGCTCAAGGATGCTACAGGGATCGATGTGCGCGGCATGCCAGGTGGAGGTGCCTCCGGTGGTTTGGGTGCGGGATTATGTGCCTTGCTCGGGGCACGATTACACCCACGCTATGAGATTGTGATGCAATACCTGGAACTCGATAGCCTGCTGGCTCAGGCCGATGTAGTATTTACCGCAGAGGGAGCCATTGATTTTCAAACCCCGCGCGGAAAAATTCCCGCCGAGGTCGCGCGCCGCGCCAAGAAATACGGATTGCCGGTGATTACCCTGGCGGGAACTATTGGCAAAAATGCTTGTGTCAATCTGGAATGCGGTATTGATGCTTATTCGAGCATTATGGAGGCCCCCTGCACCCTTGCCGAGGCCATTGAAGATGCCCCTCGCCTTTTGGAGGCGGCGGCGGAGCATGTTATGCGCATGATCCTGATAGGCACGCACCTGCGCCGGGCAGGATGCCCAAGTGCAGTGGGCGCAGGGATGCGCGAGAACCGCGAACCCAAGTCCGCTTTTTTGCCGCACCGAACTGAGTCTGTTGTGGGTCAGCGGGCGATGGCGTAA
- a CDS encoding SLC13 family permease has translation MIMSQGMSKLPATEQSGWPFQRHYRLIAVSLAAVVITAAIWFGLPELKVGARLAFITFSLALLGWCFTAINDTYIALVAAIIPSVIGTGAPNEFFEALGDSMIWLLFAAFIIAAAVNSSGLSRRLTMAVATRAHSVNQLFYALNAAIIVTAFVIPSTSGRAALMLPIFIALSTTIGDARITKALALLFPTVILLSAVASLIGAGAHLVTADILLHMTGQHIGFWEWMVWGLPFALVSCFLSTFLILRLFLNKEERRKPLQFSAAQLEKRDDGSDPKAFSRHERTMLMLVVALVTLWATEPLHGINNTVVAIVGALLATAPRFGVFSFMEGVKKVEWSLLIFLAATMEIGESLTESGGAKWLVDHLFTMLQGGAASSAWFVVSVVTVVSLLSHLLINSRTARSSVLIPMVVLLGLSLGYQPAGLAFISTAAAGFCLTLMVSAKPVSLFGQIETPTYTAQDLLRLSAVLLPVHFVLLVAFAFFVWPYLGLEFLPNPAEVHQAPTWTEGQPSSAQTSAVAVDAHRD, from the coding sequence ATGATTATGTCCCAAGGAATGAGCAAACTGCCAGCAACGGAGCAGTCCGGGTGGCCATTTCAGCGGCATTACCGGCTAATAGCCGTTAGTCTGGCAGCGGTGGTGATCACGGCCGCCATCTGGTTCGGGTTGCCTGAACTCAAAGTGGGGGCACGCCTTGCCTTCATTACTTTCAGTCTGGCGCTTTTAGGATGGTGCTTCACCGCGATCAATGATACTTACATCGCACTGGTCGCGGCGATAATTCCCAGCGTAATAGGTACTGGCGCGCCCAACGAATTTTTCGAGGCATTGGGTGATTCCATGATCTGGTTGCTGTTTGCGGCATTCATCATCGCCGCAGCGGTAAATTCGTCAGGCCTCTCGCGCCGTTTGACGATGGCGGTAGCCACTCGAGCACACTCTGTAAATCAATTGTTTTATGCACTGAACGCCGCGATTATCGTCACAGCTTTCGTCATTCCTTCCACGTCAGGCCGCGCGGCGCTGATGTTGCCAATTTTCATTGCGCTGAGCACCACTATCGGTGATGCGCGCATCACCAAAGCGTTGGCACTGCTTTTCCCCACAGTGATCTTGCTGTCGGCGGTCGCATCACTGATTGGTGCGGGCGCCCATCTGGTGACTGCCGATATCCTGCTACACATGACCGGGCAACACATTGGTTTCTGGGAGTGGATGGTATGGGGTCTGCCGTTTGCGCTGGTGAGTTGTTTCCTTTCAACATTTTTGATCTTGCGTCTTTTTTTAAACAAGGAAGAACGCCGGAAGCCCTTGCAATTCAGTGCGGCGCAACTTGAAAAGCGGGACGATGGATCTGATCCAAAGGCATTTTCCAGGCATGAGCGCACCATGTTGATGCTGGTGGTGGCTCTGGTCACGCTGTGGGCCACAGAACCGCTGCACGGCATCAATAATACCGTCGTCGCCATTGTGGGGGCCTTGCTTGCGACGGCACCACGGTTTGGCGTGTTTTCGTTCATGGAGGGCGTCAAGAAGGTCGAGTGGAGCTTGCTGATCTTCCTGGCGGCGACAATGGAAATAGGCGAGTCCTTGACCGAATCGGGTGGCGCCAAATGGCTGGTAGATCACCTCTTCACAATGCTGCAAGGTGGGGCTGCATCCTCTGCGTGGTTTGTGGTTTCTGTCGTTACGGTGGTTTCGTTACTCTCGCATCTGCTTATCAATTCGCGCACCGCGCGCTCCTCGGTACTCATTCCGATGGTGGTTTTGCTGGGCTTATCGCTGGGATATCAGCCGGCGGGACTGGCGTTTATCTCCACCGCGGCGGCCGGTTTTTGCCTGACGCTGATGGTCAGCGCAAAACCCGTCTCCCTGTTTGGCCAGATCGAGACGCCCACCTATACCGCACAGGATCTGCTGCGATTGAGCGCCGTGCTGCTGCCGGTGCATTTCGTATTGCTCGTGGCATTCGCCTTTTTTGTTTGGCCTTATCTGGGACTGGAGTTTTTGCCTAACCCGGCCGAGGTGCATCAGGCACCGACGTGGACGGAAGGGCAACCTTCATCTGCGCAGACGTCGGCGGTCGCTGTTGATGCGCATCGTGATTGA
- a CDS encoding molybdopterin-guanine dinucleotide biosynthesis protein MobB — protein sequence MEHNDVTQLFPKDNALIKSAYTTRRLPREAMITLRCDIVPCPGDLVLARVDKVGQHKCLELADGRRSQLFTGDLITVVYGNRYAPDQYESVVPDHLGPCHLAASGGIASQVVHRYGKTGHPTAITPLGLIGDRNSQVLNLADWALPRGAYHANPPPTIAIVGTSMNAGKTTTAAYLIKGLVRAGLKVGAAKITGTGSGRDTWLMRDAGATQVLDFIDAGVPSTYLLSSDKVEKVAGQLIHELGRHGVDVIVLEIADGLFQQETGYLMSSHSFLANIDGVLFAASDAMGGAAGVEWLRQHQAPVIGVSGLLTLSPLAIREIHTATGLPVLTLAQLESAEIAQAMMDNLISIMPVLKAG from the coding sequence ATGGAACACAATGACGTTACACAGTTATTCCCTAAAGACAATGCCCTGATTAAAAGCGCTTACACCACGCGTCGCCTACCTCGCGAGGCGATGATAACCTTACGGTGCGACATCGTGCCCTGCCCCGGTGATCTGGTTTTGGCACGTGTGGATAAGGTAGGCCAGCACAAATGCCTGGAACTCGCCGATGGCCGCCGCTCACAACTCTTTACCGGAGATCTCATCACCGTCGTCTACGGCAATCGTTACGCCCCAGACCAATACGAATCTGTGGTACCTGACCATCTTGGCCCATGTCATCTGGCCGCTTCGGGCGGAATTGCCTCCCAGGTCGTTCACCGTTACGGCAAGACCGGCCACCCCACCGCCATCACCCCTCTCGGATTGATCGGTGATCGCAATAGTCAGGTACTCAATCTGGCCGACTGGGCATTACCCCGAGGCGCCTACCACGCCAATCCTCCACCCACTATCGCGATTGTCGGCACGTCCATGAACGCGGGCAAGACCACCACGGCGGCCTATCTCATCAAGGGCCTGGTTCGCGCAGGCCTCAAGGTGGGCGCTGCCAAGATCACTGGCACCGGTTCGGGCAGAGATACCTGGTTGATGCGTGATGCAGGTGCCACGCAGGTACTCGATTTTATTGACGCAGGTGTTCCCTCGACCTATCTTCTATCCAGCGATAAAGTGGAAAAGGTTGCTGGCCAGCTCATTCACGAACTCGGCCGCCACGGCGTGGACGTTATTGTTCTGGAAATCGCCGATGGCCTGTTCCAGCAGGAAACCGGCTACTTGATGAGTTCTCACAGCTTCCTGGCGAACATCGACGGTGTGCTTTTCGCTGCCAGCGATGCGATGGGTGGCGCGGCGGGCGTGGAATGGCTACGGCAGCACCAAGCGCCGGTGATCGGCGTCAGTGGCCTGCTGACACTTTCTCCCTTGGCAATACGCGAGATCCACACTGCGACAGGGTTACCCGTGTTAACTCTGGCGCAACTGGAAAGCGCCGAAATTGCCCAGGCAATGATGGATAACCTCATCTCAATCATGCCTGTGCTGAAAGCGGGTTAA
- a CDS encoding HAMP domain-containing protein — translation MLVTLGERLIMLAIATSIFTLALTMFIGWFMVRAITKPVKKLIQGTLAISAGDLGHRISHDGADEFSELANCFNKMAENLVSQRHDLLVIQSSLESKNRALAIESSERMLAEEKARQHQSQLAHVLRLSTVSEMATNIAHEINNPLS, via the coding sequence ATGCTCGTTACGCTCGGTGAACGCTTGATCATGCTGGCGATAGCAACGTCTATTTTCACTCTGGCCTTGACCATGTTCATAGGCTGGTTCATGGTGCGCGCCATCACCAAACCCGTCAAAAAACTCATACAGGGTACCTTGGCGATCAGTGCCGGCGACCTCGGCCACCGCATCTCTCATGATGGCGCGGATGAATTTTCAGAGCTGGCAAATTGCTTCAATAAAATGGCTGAGAATCTGGTATCACAACGGCATGACTTGCTTGTGATCCAGTCATCGCTGGAGAGCAAAAACAGAGCGCTAGCCATCGAAAGTAGTGAACGCATGCTGGCGGAAGAAAAGGCACGCCAGCATCAGTCTCAACTCGCGCATGTGCTGCGCCTCAGCACGGTCAGTGAAATGGCCACCAACATTGCCCACGAGATCAACAATCCGCTATCATAA
- a CDS encoding IS66 family transposase, whose product MASLDKTSVRNEVSRLKADFEQLSCDGKVPRETQVLMNSMFMMMELMLSIFLERITKKDSRNSSKPSSQTEKDDSSLSHPGSQGKGKNENGALLKNTRVKESVTLSRVRLCDVCGEDLDNTPCSHHERRTKIDIVFEKVVEHVDAEVKQCPVCDATVKGKFPADMHGPLQYGDGLKAFVINLLVSQMVAINRAQTLLTSMIGVVISEATLLAFVLRLHRALERWEQHATAQLLKAPSMHVDETSLRVDKQNHWIHVYSAGEITLKFLHRKRGTAAITSIDIIPRYDGVIIHDCWSSYLSYDHCSHGLCGSHLLRELTFIVDANDYAWARHMKRLLQESCATVSRSTEKRLTDEALARLQKRYRTILTRGEKELPPIPQKPSGKRGKLAKSDAHNLLDRLQKHEASVLLFAKNPHVAFTNNRAERDLRMSKVKQKVSGCFRSEIYAQAYCRISSYLQTMANKGHNPLIAIQMALAGEVNLIGGE is encoded by the coding sequence ATGGCAAGCCTAGACAAAACCTCGGTCAGAAACGAAGTCAGCCGGTTGAAAGCGGATTTTGAGCAGCTCAGTTGCGACGGTAAAGTGCCTCGCGAAACTCAGGTGCTTATGAATAGCATGTTCATGATGATGGAGCTGATGCTCTCCATTTTTCTGGAAAGAATAACCAAGAAAGACAGCCGCAACTCCAGCAAGCCCTCCTCCCAAACGGAAAAGGACGACTCCTCGTTGAGTCATCCGGGGAGCCAGGGTAAGGGGAAAAACGAAAACGGCGCCCTGCTGAAAAACACGCGCGTCAAAGAGAGTGTGACTCTTTCTAGAGTCCGCCTCTGCGATGTATGTGGCGAAGATCTGGATAATACGCCCTGTAGTCACCATGAAAGACGGACGAAGATCGATATTGTTTTTGAGAAAGTCGTTGAGCATGTGGATGCCGAGGTCAAGCAGTGCCCGGTCTGCGATGCGACGGTCAAAGGGAAGTTCCCGGCGGATATGCACGGCCCGTTGCAATACGGCGATGGCTTAAAGGCCTTTGTCATCAATTTACTGGTGTCTCAGATGGTCGCGATCAATCGCGCGCAAACGCTGCTGACCTCCATGATCGGTGTTGTGATCTCTGAAGCCACTCTTCTGGCTTTTGTGCTGCGGCTTCATCGTGCCTTGGAGCGGTGGGAGCAGCACGCCACCGCACAGCTGCTGAAAGCACCCTCTATGCATGTGGATGAGACCTCCTTGCGGGTGGATAAGCAAAACCACTGGATACACGTGTACTCCGCAGGGGAGATCACCCTCAAGTTTTTACATCGAAAACGGGGCACGGCAGCGATCACGTCGATCGATATTATTCCGCGCTACGATGGCGTCATCATTCATGACTGCTGGTCATCCTACTTGTCCTATGATCACTGCTCTCACGGCCTGTGCGGTTCGCATCTGCTGCGCGAATTGACGTTCATTGTTGACGCCAATGACTATGCCTGGGCGCGCCACATGAAACGCCTTTTACAGGAGAGCTGCGCCACCGTCTCCAGAAGCACGGAAAAGAGATTGACCGATGAAGCACTGGCGCGGTTGCAAAAGCGCTACCGCACGATTCTCACCCGTGGCGAAAAAGAGCTTCCACCTATTCCCCAAAAGCCCAGCGGGAAACGCGGCAAACTCGCCAAGTCAGATGCACACAATCTGCTGGACCGATTGCAAAAACATGAGGCATCCGTCCTGCTGTTCGCCAAAAACCCTCATGTCGCCTTCACCAATAACCGGGCCGAGCGTGATTTGAGAATGTCCAAGGTGAAGCAAAAGGTCTCTGGCTGTTTCCGCTCAGAGATTTATGCTCAGGCTTATTGCCGAATATCAAGCTATCTGCAAACTATGGCCAACAAGGGACATAATCCTCTTATTGCGATTCAAATGGCTCTCGCGGGTGAGGTCAACTTAATCGGGGGTGAGTAG
- the fixJ gene encoding response regulator FixJ — MNHESTVFVVDDDPAMRNSLCWLVESIGLHVETYPSAADFLANYHPARPGCLVADVRMPGMSGLELQEKLATNRIPIPIIIITGHGDVAMAVRAMKIGAVDFIEKPFNDQLLLDRIQQALGKDEEARLSNIEREIVTARIALLTPREREVMEHVVAGQLNKQIAADLNISIKTVEVHRAKIMEKMQASTLSKLVEMVLRHKGKP, encoded by the coding sequence ATGAATCATGAATCCACCGTTTTTGTCGTCGACGATGATCCGGCTATGCGCAACTCATTGTGCTGGTTGGTAGAGTCAATCGGATTGCATGTCGAAACCTATCCCTCAGCAGCGGATTTTCTCGCCAATTACCACCCCGCCAGGCCGGGTTGCCTCGTGGCGGATGTACGCATGCCGGGCATGAGTGGCTTGGAGTTGCAAGAGAAACTCGCCACCAATCGTATCCCCATCCCGATTATCATTATCACTGGCCATGGTGATGTTGCAATGGCCGTGCGGGCGATGAAAATTGGGGCGGTTGATTTCATCGAAAAGCCCTTCAACGATCAGTTGTTGCTTGATCGCATTCAGCAGGCGCTCGGCAAGGATGAGGAAGCACGCCTCAGCAACATCGAGCGCGAAATCGTCACCGCCCGCATTGCATTGCTCACGCCAAGGGAACGGGAGGTGATGGAGCATGTCGTGGCAGGCCAGCTCAACAAGCAAATCGCCGCCGACCTCAACATCAGCATCAAAACCGTAGAGGTGCATCGCGCCAAAATCATGGAAAAAATGCAGGCCAGCACCTTGTCAAAACTGGTGGAGATGGTGCTGCGCCATAAAGGTAAACCCTGA